A genomic region of Bradyrhizobium sp. ORS 278 contains the following coding sequences:
- the cobN gene encoding cobaltochelatase subunit CobN produces MHLLATSGADIDDLEQAVDLAQSPAEVVILSFSDSDLSALAEAWTASAGDLPSLRLASLKRLKHPMSVDLYIDRVVLGARAVVVRCLGGLDYWRYGLERIAAVCRSRNILFAALPGDDRADERLDALSTLPLQTTLKLYGYLHEGGAGNARECLRYIATLLGRDLPVADPVAIGSLVGFVPDRGAVVVDDLCRSGDARPAALITFYRASLLAADTAGIAELMRALEREGLAAVAVAVTSLKDPSLVEPLARLIEHRRPAIILNATAFSALRDDGNTVLDIADTPVLQIIQAQSSEDAWASSSRGLSPTDLAMNVVLPELDGRLLARTIAFKGEAAMDQRLQFGAMRHVPQQDRIAYVAQLAARWARLRTLPAGDRRVALMLSDYPARGGRRGYAVGLDTSASAAAIAALLAEAGYDLGDAAPTTEQVEALLRDESDELIVPLAVYRSRLALLPGDMQRALQNNWGAADADPACRDGAFRFRVLRTGKLSILLQPDRGSRADRKSSYHDTAVPPRHAYVALYAHLREVERIDALIHLGAHGTLEWLPGKALALSRDCWPEAVLGPLPVIYPFIVNNPGEAMQAKRRLAALTLGHLTPPLSQAGLHGPLLELEGLVEEYAEADGLDKRRLKLLEDEIIARAWQSGLAADCGLERTMSGREAIAQLDAQLCDIKELSVRDRLHVFGQAPDAAANALLCDAIVAATYGAVDRTSVDARIRASASAERSALLAGLDGRRVAAGPAGAPSRGRLDVLPTGRNLTAIDPRAIPTRTAVLVGARAADEVIRRYLQEHGDYPRALMLDLWASASLRTGGDDLAQALAYLGARPRWDHNSNRVTGIEILPLAVLGRPRIDATLRISGLFRDLFEAQIALFDLAVQTVAARDEDDADNPLAAARRRGESLARVFGGAPGSYGAVAADLALGMTWESRAELGAAYLDATDYSFGGPHDHVPAADAFRARVRGADALVHTQDDRERDLLDGEEVADFAGGFAAAAASLGASPALLHLDTSRPDQPRARSFSEEIARVVRGRLTNPRWLAGMLRHGHRGVAEIAQGVDALYAFAATSDTVPEHLFDLAHGALLRDGAVFEAMIDRNPAAVAAIVSRFEDVLKRRLWVPRRNAVADELAAARARLATEAAS; encoded by the coding sequence ATGCACCTCCTGGCGACATCCGGCGCTGACATCGACGACCTCGAGCAGGCCGTCGATCTCGCGCAGTCGCCGGCGGAGGTCGTCATACTGTCCTTCTCCGACAGCGACCTGTCCGCGCTTGCCGAGGCCTGGACTGCGAGCGCTGGAGATCTGCCGAGCCTGCGCCTGGCCAGCCTGAAGCGGCTGAAGCATCCGATGTCGGTCGATCTCTATATTGATCGCGTCGTGCTCGGCGCGCGCGCTGTCGTGGTGCGCTGTCTCGGCGGCCTCGACTATTGGCGTTATGGACTCGAGCGGATCGCCGCGGTGTGCCGTAGCCGCAACATCCTGTTTGCGGCCCTTCCGGGCGATGATCGCGCCGATGAGCGGCTCGATGCGCTGTCGACGCTGCCGTTGCAGACCACATTAAAGCTCTATGGCTATCTGCACGAGGGTGGTGCCGGCAACGCGCGCGAATGCCTTCGCTATATCGCCACGCTGCTCGGCCGCGACCTGCCTGTAGCGGATCCGGTGGCGATCGGCTCACTCGTCGGCTTCGTTCCCGATCGCGGCGCTGTCGTCGTCGATGATCTCTGCCGCTCCGGCGATGCGCGGCCGGCGGCCTTGATAACGTTCTATCGCGCCAGCCTGCTCGCCGCCGATACGGCGGGAATCGCGGAGCTGATGCGCGCGCTGGAGCGCGAGGGACTTGCGGCCGTTGCGGTGGCGGTGACAAGCCTGAAGGATCCGTCCCTTGTCGAACCGCTTGCGCGTCTGATCGAACACCGACGTCCCGCGATCATCCTCAATGCCACCGCGTTCTCCGCGTTGCGCGACGACGGCAACACCGTTCTTGATATCGCCGACACGCCGGTGCTGCAGATCATCCAGGCGCAGAGCAGTGAGGACGCCTGGGCGTCGTCATCGCGCGGCCTGTCGCCGACCGATCTTGCCATGAACGTCGTGCTACCCGAGCTTGACGGCCGTCTGCTGGCGCGGACCATCGCCTTCAAGGGCGAGGCGGCGATGGACCAACGTCTGCAGTTCGGCGCGATGCGTCATGTGCCGCAGCAGGATCGCATCGCCTATGTCGCGCAGCTCGCGGCGCGATGGGCGCGCCTGCGGACGCTGCCGGCCGGCGATCGCCGCGTCGCGTTGATGTTGTCGGACTATCCGGCGCGCGGCGGCCGCCGCGGCTACGCGGTCGGTCTCGACACCAGCGCGAGCGCGGCCGCCATCGCTGCGCTGTTGGCGGAGGCGGGCTACGATCTCGGTGACGCGGCTCCGACCACGGAGCAGGTCGAAGCGCTGCTGCGCGACGAGAGCGACGAGCTCATCGTGCCGCTCGCGGTCTATCGAAGCCGGCTCGCGCTGTTGCCCGGCGATATGCAGCGCGCCTTGCAGAACAATTGGGGCGCTGCGGACGCCGACCCGGCGTGTCGCGACGGCGCGTTCCGCTTTCGCGTGCTGCGCACCGGCAAGCTGTCGATCCTGCTGCAGCCGGACCGCGGCAGCCGCGCCGATCGCAAATCGAGCTATCATGATACGGCCGTGCCGCCGCGGCATGCCTATGTCGCGCTCTATGCGCATCTGCGCGAGGTCGAACGGATCGATGCGCTGATTCATCTCGGCGCCCATGGCACGCTGGAATGGCTGCCGGGCAAGGCGCTGGCGCTGTCGCGCGACTGCTGGCCCGAGGCGGTCCTCGGCCCGCTGCCGGTGATCTATCCCTTCATCGTCAACAATCCGGGCGAGGCGATGCAGGCCAAGCGGCGGCTGGCCGCGCTGACGCTCGGACACCTGACGCCGCCGCTCTCGCAGGCCGGCCTGCACGGTCCCTTGCTGGAGCTGGAAGGCCTGGTGGAGGAATATGCCGAAGCCGACGGACTGGACAAGCGACGCCTGAAGCTCCTGGAGGACGAGATCATCGCGCGCGCCTGGCAGAGCGGGCTCGCTGCCGATTGCGGGCTTGAACGCACGATGAGCGGCCGCGAGGCGATTGCGCAGCTCGATGCGCAATTGTGCGACATCAAGGAGCTCTCAGTGCGCGATCGTCTGCATGTGTTCGGCCAGGCGCCGGATGCAGCCGCCAACGCGCTGCTCTGCGATGCGATCGTGGCGGCGACTTATGGCGCCGTGGATCGCACGTCGGTTGACGCGCGGATTCGCGCGAGCGCCTCGGCCGAGCGTAGCGCGTTGCTGGCCGGGCTCGACGGCCGCCGCGTGGCTGCAGGTCCCGCCGGCGCGCCGAGCCGTGGCCGGCTCGACGTGCTGCCCACGGGACGCAATCTCACAGCGATCGATCCGCGCGCCATTCCGACGCGCACGGCCGTTCTCGTCGGCGCCCGCGCAGCAGATGAGGTCATCCGGCGCTATCTGCAGGAGCATGGCGACTATCCGCGGGCGCTCATGCTCGACCTCTGGGCGTCGGCCTCGCTGCGGACCGGCGGCGATGATCTTGCCCAGGCGCTGGCCTATCTCGGCGCGCGGCCGCGCTGGGATCACAACTCCAATCGTGTGACCGGCATCGAGATATTGCCGTTGGCGGTGCTCGGCCGTCCGCGCATCGACGCGACGTTGCGGATCTCCGGCCTGTTCCGCGATCTGTTCGAAGCGCAAATCGCGCTGTTCGATCTCGCCGTTCAAACAGTCGCGGCCCGCGACGAGGACGATGCGGACAATCCGCTGGCCGCCGCGCGCCGCCGCGGTGAAAGCCTCGCGCGCGTGTTCGGCGGTGCGCCCGGCAGCTATGGCGCCGTTGCCGCTGATCTCGCGCTCGGCATGACATGGGAGAGCCGTGCAGAGCTCGGCGCGGCCTATCTCGATGCAACCGACTATAGCTTTGGCGGGCCGCATGACCACGTGCCGGCCGCCGATGCGTTCCGGGCTCGTGTCCGCGGCGCGGATGCGCTGGTGCACACGCAGGACGACCGTGAGCGCGACCTGCTCGACGGGGAGGAGGTGGCCGATTTCGCTGGCGGCTTCGCCGCCGCCGCGGCGTCGCTCGGTGCGTCGCCCGCGCTGCTTCATCTCGATACCAGCCGACCCGACCAGCCCCGTGCGCGCAGCTTCAGCGAGGAGATCGCCCGCGTCGTGCGCGGCCGTCTCACCAATCCGCGCTGGCTCGCGGGCATGCTCCGTCACGGCCACCGGGGCGTCGCGGAGATCGCGCAAGGCGTCGACGCGCTGTATGCCTTCGCCGCGACGTCGGACACGGTGCCGGAGCATCTGTTTGATCTGGCGCATGGGGCGCTGCTGCGCGACGGGGCAGTGTTCGAGGCCATGATCGACCGGAACCCCGCGGCGGTGGCCGCCATTGTCTCGCGCTTCGAGGATGTGCTGAAGAGACGGCTGTGGGTGCCGCGCCGAAACGCGGTCGCCGACGAGCTTGCGGCCGCCCGCGCGCGGCTCGCAACGGAGGCGGCGTCGTGA
- the cobW gene encoding cobalamin biosynthesis protein CobW, giving the protein MTTSFAKTPCTIVTGFLGAGKTTLVRNLIETANGRRLAIIVNEFGDVGIDGDILKGCGVPDCPEDRIVELSNGCLCCTVADDFVPALKSLLDQKEPPEHIVIETSGLALPKPLVQAFNWPEIATRVTVDGVVAVVDGPAVVAGRFADDPEALAAQRAADDSLDHDNPLEEVYEDQLLCADLVVMNKSDLMSDDERKAVASEIAAKVTRAVKVIATEHGQLSASVLLGLGAAAEDDLAARPSHHDNEADHDHDDFESFVLDVPAQTSPDALVHRIAAAVDAHDVLRVKGFVEIAGKPLRLLVQAVGSRIQHQFERPWRAGESRQGRLVVIGERGLDEAAIRTLIAG; this is encoded by the coding sequence ATGACGACATCGTTCGCCAAGACGCCTTGCACCATCGTCACCGGCTTCCTCGGTGCCGGCAAGACCACGCTGGTGCGCAATCTGATCGAGACGGCGAACGGCCGCCGTCTCGCGATCATCGTCAACGAGTTCGGCGATGTCGGGATCGACGGCGATATCCTGAAGGGTTGCGGCGTGCCGGATTGCCCGGAGGACCGCATCGTCGAGCTGTCCAATGGCTGCCTGTGCTGCACCGTCGCCGACGATTTCGTCCCGGCGCTCAAGAGCCTGCTGGACCAGAAGGAGCCGCCCGAGCATATCGTGATCGAGACCTCCGGCCTCGCCTTGCCGAAGCCGCTGGTGCAGGCGTTCAACTGGCCCGAGATCGCGACGCGCGTCACGGTCGATGGCGTCGTCGCGGTGGTCGATGGCCCGGCCGTGGTCGCCGGCCGTTTCGCCGATGATCCGGAGGCGCTCGCCGCTCAGCGCGCGGCCGACGATTCGCTCGATCACGACAATCCGCTCGAGGAGGTCTATGAGGATCAGCTGCTGTGCGCCGACCTCGTGGTCATGAACAAGAGCGACCTCATGAGCGATGACGAGCGCAAGGCGGTTGCATCCGAGATCGCTGCCAAAGTAACACGCGCGGTCAAGGTGATCGCGACCGAGCATGGCCAGCTCTCGGCCTCCGTCCTGCTCGGACTTGGCGCCGCAGCCGAGGACGATCTCGCGGCGCGGCCGTCGCATCACGACAACGAGGCCGATCACGACCACGACGATTTCGAGAGCTTCGTGCTCGACGTCCCGGCGCAGACCTCGCCCGACGCGCTCGTCCACCGTATCGCGGCCGCTGTCGATGCGCATGACGTGCTGCGCGTGAAAGGCTTCGTCGAAATTGCCGGCAAGCCGCTGCGCCTGCTGGTGCAGGCGGTCGGCAGCCGGATCCAGCATCAGTTCGAGCGGCCGTGGCGCGCGGGCGAATCGCGACAGGGCCGGCTCGTCGTGATCGGCGAGCGCGGCCTCGACGAGGCCGCGATCAGAACCCTGATCGCGGGCTAG
- a CDS encoding DUF1636 domain-containing protein, with translation MSASESGQTTLFVCVTCRTQAADVSPTDQPRAGARLITAIEAAPAEQRAGVTVVGVECLSNCNRACTVAVTAPGKWTYVLGALDPDVHAQDILTFAQLHQRHEAGLPAWRERPEYIRKNTVARVPALPILR, from the coding sequence ATGTCCGCATCGGAGTCGGGTCAGACGACCCTGTTCGTCTGCGTCACCTGCCGGACGCAGGCCGCCGACGTGTCGCCGACTGATCAGCCGCGCGCGGGCGCCCGGTTGATCACGGCAATCGAAGCCGCGCCCGCCGAGCAGCGCGCCGGCGTGACAGTTGTTGGGGTCGAGTGCCTCTCCAACTGCAATCGTGCCTGCACCGTTGCCGTGACGGCTCCCGGCAAATGGACCTATGTGCTCGGCGCGCTGGATCCGGATGTGCACGCGCAGGACATCCTGACGTTCGCGCAACTGCATCAGCGTCACGAGGCGGGCCTGCCGGCATGGCGCGAGCGTCCTGAGTACATCCGCAAGAACACGGTCGCCCGCGTGCCTGCGTTGCCGATACTGCGCTGA
- a CDS encoding HupE/UreJ family protein, whose amino-acid sequence MKFTRYSAFALASLVLLAAEPAFAHHMMGGKLPQTFAQGLLSGLGHPVIGLDHLAAIVGAGIVAALLGRGFTPVLAFTTAMIAGVGLHLAKSNIPAAELLVGLSTAVVGLVVVLRGRFGVLPVAALFALTGVVHGYALGESIVGAETTPLGAYLAGLLVIQTAIAAGAFAGTTLLSARADKLAPLALRLAGAVIVLVGGVAAATAAGVIG is encoded by the coding sequence ATGAAGTTCACTCGTTATTCGGCGTTTGCTCTCGCGAGCCTCGTGCTGCTCGCGGCGGAGCCCGCCTTCGCGCATCACATGATGGGTGGCAAGCTGCCGCAGACCTTTGCGCAGGGCCTGCTGTCGGGCCTTGGCCATCCCGTCATCGGACTCGATCATCTCGCCGCAATCGTCGGCGCCGGCATCGTCGCAGCGCTGCTGGGGCGCGGTTTCACACCGGTCCTCGCCTTCACGACCGCCATGATCGCCGGTGTCGGCCTGCATCTGGCGAAGTCGAACATTCCCGCAGCCGAATTGCTGGTCGGTCTGTCCACTGCCGTGGTCGGTCTCGTGGTCGTGCTGCGCGGCCGCTTCGGCGTCCTGCCCGTCGCGGCGCTGTTTGCGCTGACCGGCGTCGTGCACGGCTACGCGTTGGGCGAGTCGATCGTCGGGGCCGAGACCACGCCGCTCGGTGCCTATCTCGCCGGCTTGCTCGTGATCCAGACCGCGATCGCTGCCGGCGCGTTTGCCGGCACCACGCTGCTCTCGGCCAGGGCTGACAAGCTTGCGCCGCTGGCGCTGCGGCTCGCCGGCGCTGTCATCGTGCTTGTGGGCGGCGTTGCGGCGGCGACCGCCGCCGGCGTGATCGGCTGA
- the cobU gene encoding bifunctional adenosylcobinamide kinase/adenosylcobinamide-phosphate guanylyltransferase, with amino-acid sequence MPPAPPPDLPRLTLVLGGARSGKSRHAEALITAQAPPWIYVATAQAFDAEMTERIAQHKARRAEGWQTRETTQDLAGLIRACAEHRAPILIDCLTLWLSNVMLADRNVPAACADLIDTLGTARGPIVAVSNEVGLGIVPDNALARAFRDAQGRLNQDVAAVADRVILMTAGLPLILK; translated from the coding sequence ATGCCCCCTGCTCCGCCCCCCGACCTGCCGCGCCTCACCCTGGTGCTCGGCGGCGCGCGCTCGGGCAAGAGTCGCCACGCCGAGGCGCTGATCACCGCGCAGGCGCCGCCCTGGATCTATGTTGCGACTGCGCAGGCGTTCGATGCCGAGATGACCGAGCGCATCGCCCAACACAAGGCACGCCGCGCCGAGGGATGGCAGACGCGCGAGACGACGCAGGATCTCGCAGGTCTCATCCGCGCATGCGCGGAGCATCGCGCGCCGATCTTGATCGATTGCCTGACGCTGTGGCTCAGCAATGTGATGCTCGCCGACAGGAATGTTCCAGCGGCTTGCGCGGACCTGATCGATACGCTCGGCACTGCGCGTGGCCCGATCGTCGCCGTCTCCAACGAGGTCGGTCTCGGCATCGTGCCGGACAACGCGCTGGCACGCGCCTTTCGCGATGCCCAGGGCCGATTGAACCAGGACGTCGCAGCCGTTGCGGATCGCGTGATCCTGATGACGGCCGGGCTGCCGCTCATCTTGAAGTGA
- the cobO gene encoding cob(I)yrinic acid a,c-diamide adenosyltransferase, producing the protein MTENDDDARHKAKMENRKAVQDAEVASKTVEKGLLVVHTGKGKGKSTAGWGLMLRALGRGFHIGVVQFGKGAWETGERKAIAAFGDQVSWHTLGEGFTWETQDRARDVAAAERAWAKAKELMADPAIRLVILDELNIALRYDHLPIADVVATLAARRPDLHVVVTGRNAKPELIEAADLVTEMTLIKHHFAAGVKAQEGIEF; encoded by the coding sequence ATGACAGAGAACGACGACGACGCGCGTCACAAGGCCAAGATGGAGAATCGCAAGGCGGTTCAGGATGCCGAGGTCGCCTCGAAGACGGTCGAAAAAGGTCTGCTGGTCGTCCACACCGGCAAGGGCAAGGGCAAGTCCACGGCCGGCTGGGGCCTGATGCTGCGCGCGCTCGGGCGCGGCTTTCACATCGGCGTGGTGCAGTTCGGTAAGGGCGCGTGGGAGACTGGCGAGCGCAAGGCGATCGCGGCCTTCGGCGATCAGGTGTCCTGGCACACCCTGGGCGAAGGCTTCACCTGGGAGACGCAGGATCGCGCGCGCGACGTCGCCGCAGCCGAGCGCGCCTGGGCCAAGGCAAAAGAGCTGATGGCCGATCCTGCGATCCGGCTCGTGATCCTCGACGAGCTGAACATCGCGCTGCGCTACGATCATCTGCCGATCGCGGACGTCGTCGCCACGCTCGCCGCGCGCCGCCCCGATCTGCACGTCGTCGTCACCGGCCGCAATGCCAAGCCCGAGCTGATCGAGGCCGCCGATCTCGTCACTGAGATGACCCTGATCAAGCATCACTTCGCAGCTGGCGTGAAGGCGCAGGAAGGCATCGAGTTCTAG